A window of Amycolatopsis sp. AA4 contains these coding sequences:
- a CDS encoding helix-turn-helix domain-containing protein, with the protein MTPAKRPPLRRPSRVPDSVLRLTDVPELLYWLFLGDELRKRRESRGWTCSDLRARLRCEVSVQTLGCYELALRRFYVMRLVELCVAMDESPEKLLARVHDRITSAGQGGVQIRLSLLAAARDPALAPAARWAHANLRQASASPAMQFGPAVQRVLAGRCALTPAEFAARLRTLND; encoded by the coding sequence ATGACACCAGCGAAACGCCCGCCGCTGCGGCGCCCGTCCCGGGTGCCGGACTCCGTGCTGCGCCTGACCGACGTTCCCGAGCTGCTGTACTGGCTTTTCCTCGGAGACGAGCTGCGGAAGAGGCGCGAAAGCCGAGGCTGGACTTGCTCGGATCTGCGCGCCCGTCTGCGCTGCGAGGTGTCCGTGCAGACCCTGGGGTGCTACGAACTCGCGCTGCGGCGCTTCTACGTGATGCGGCTGGTCGAATTGTGCGTCGCGATGGACGAATCGCCGGAGAAACTGCTCGCCCGGGTGCACGACCGGATCACGTCCGCCGGACAGGGCGGCGTCCAGATCCGACTGTCCCTGCTGGCGGCGGCAAGGGACCCGGCCCTGGCCCCCGCGGCGCGTTGGGCCCACGCCAATCTCCGCCAGGCATCGGCCTCGCCTGCCATGCAGTTCGGCCCGGCCGTGCAGAGGGTGCTGGCCGGACGTTGCGCCCTGACGCCGGCCGAATTCGCCGCACGCCTGCGCACCCTCAACGACTGA
- a CDS encoding DUF742 domain-containing protein — translation MRDDGAPARPVAAYVMTGGRTRPTRARVLPDTVLCTTEAGCADTGSVSEKRALLADLRRPLSLAEAAARQRIPITVARVLVSDLLDDGLLAVHAQAQLDSPDPEFMKKVLRGLQKL, via the coding sequence GTGCGCGACGACGGTGCTCCCGCCCGCCCGGTGGCGGCCTACGTGATGACCGGCGGGCGGACCCGCCCGACCCGCGCACGGGTGCTGCCGGACACGGTGCTGTGCACGACCGAGGCCGGATGCGCCGACACCGGATCGGTCAGCGAGAAACGGGCGCTGCTGGCGGATCTGCGCCGCCCGCTGTCGCTGGCCGAGGCCGCGGCCCGGCAGCGGATCCCGATCACCGTCGCGCGCGTGCTCGTCAGCGATCTCCTCGACGACGGCTTGCTGGCCGTGCACGCACAGGCACAGCTCGACAGCCCCGACCCCGAGTTCATGAAAAAGGTGCTGCGTGGCCTCCAGAAGCTCTGA
- a CDS encoding bifunctional DNA primase/polymerase: MEKDALFPRADADFLAAVASTPRPSAGGSPGLRLREAAERYAAIGWPVLPGPECDGVTTWHPFEYGSLRPGEAAVDPSSATTDRRVVGEWWSRGRRPTILAPTGRHFDVIRTSTYLGSRAIAALGVRPPLGPAALSPHGTFFLVEAATTADRETAETAGVELMPTGTLVALPPSRIRFGSVSWRVAPDDVDALGVCGEILATLAEMRADR; encoded by the coding sequence TTGGAGAAGGACGCGCTGTTCCCGCGCGCAGATGCCGACTTTCTGGCGGCCGTCGCCTCGACGCCCCGTCCGTCGGCCGGAGGCAGTCCCGGTCTGCGGCTGCGCGAGGCTGCGGAGCGCTACGCCGCAATCGGCTGGCCGGTGCTTCCCGGCCCCGAGTGCGACGGAGTGACAACGTGGCATCCCTTCGAGTACGGGTCGCTTCGTCCCGGCGAGGCCGCGGTGGACCCGTCCTCTGCGACCACTGATCGGCGCGTCGTCGGGGAATGGTGGTCGCGGGGCAGGCGGCCCACGATCCTTGCGCCGACCGGGCGGCACTTCGACGTCATCCGCACGTCGACCTATCTCGGGTCCCGGGCGATCGCCGCTCTCGGCGTGCGCCCGCCGCTGGGCCCGGCGGCGCTGTCCCCGCACGGAACCTTCTTCCTCGTTGAGGCCGCGACCACTGCGGACAGGGAAACGGCGGAAACCGCCGGCGTCGAACTGATGCCGACGGGCACGCTCGTTGCGCTTCCGCCCAGCCGGATTCGGTTCGGCAGCGTGTCGTGGCGCGTCGCTCCGGACGACGTCGATGCCCTGGGCGTCTGCGGCGAAATCCTTGCCACCCTGGCAGAAATGCGGGCGGACCGGTGA
- a CDS encoding roadblock/LC7 domain-containing protein → MTDPASTRDETTPATGDDTTAASRDAWMLEELVQLPHVLFAVVFTADGMLRDYRGDLGRDAAEKRAAGCCAILSASRAVMGDCAPDEPFRDGMCATEGHRMFLRSAAPPDERSLFASLAVFTTASASAALVASAMAERVARPGDAAWFTPARG, encoded by the coding sequence ATGACCGACCCCGCATCGACCCGCGACGAAACCACGCCCGCGACCGGCGACGACACCACGGCGGCCAGTCGCGACGCGTGGATGCTCGAGGAGCTCGTCCAGTTGCCCCACGTGCTCTTCGCCGTCGTGTTCACCGCCGACGGCATGCTGCGCGACTACCGCGGAGACCTCGGTCGGGATGCCGCGGAGAAGCGCGCGGCGGGCTGCTGCGCCATCTTGTCCGCCTCCCGCGCCGTAATGGGCGACTGCGCGCCGGACGAGCCGTTCCGCGACGGGATGTGCGCCACCGAGGGCCACCGCATGTTCCTCCGCAGCGCCGCGCCCCCCGACGAGCGCAGCCTGTTCGCGAGCCTGGCCGTGTTCACCACCGCCAGCGCCAGCGCTGCGCTCGTCGCCAGCGCGATGGCCGAGCGCGTCGCCCGGCCCGGCGACGCCGCCTGGTTCACCCCCGCCCGAGGCTGA
- a CDS encoding ATP/GTP-binding protein, with translation MASRSSEQDEDIHLSRDVTRTAKILVAGPFAVGKTTLVGAVSEIAPLRTEEPLTAAGADLDPLEGVEAKTTTTVALDFGRITLPEARIVLYLFGLPGQDRFRAMWGDLVLGAIGAVVLVDVRRLDACFPVLDHLDDRGLPYVVAVNDFPDAPVYDDAEIRAALDLNPRIPLGHCDARDRRSSITALCRVVAHALARHDCPEASPR, from the coding sequence GTGGCCTCCAGAAGCTCTGAGCAGGACGAGGACATCCACCTGTCCCGCGACGTGACGCGCACGGCGAAGATCCTCGTCGCCGGGCCGTTCGCCGTCGGCAAGACCACCCTGGTCGGCGCCGTCAGCGAGATCGCGCCGCTGCGCACCGAGGAACCCCTCACCGCCGCCGGCGCGGACCTCGACCCGCTGGAGGGCGTCGAGGCGAAAACGACCACGACCGTCGCGTTGGACTTCGGCCGCATCACCCTGCCCGAGGCCCGGATCGTGCTCTACCTGTTCGGACTCCCCGGCCAAGACCGGTTCCGGGCGATGTGGGGCGACCTGGTCCTGGGCGCGATCGGCGCGGTGGTTCTGGTCGACGTTCGCCGCCTCGACGCGTGCTTCCCCGTGCTGGACCACCTCGACGACCGCGGCCTGCCCTATGTCGTCGCCGTCAACGACTTCCCCGACGCCCCCGTCTACGACGACGCAGAAATCCGCGCCGCGCTGGACCTGAACCCGCGGATCCCGCTCGGGCACTGCGACGCCCGCGACCGTCGCTCCTCGATCACTGCGCTGTGCCGTGTCGTCGCCCATGCCCTCGCCCGCCACGACTGCCCGGAGGCATCCCCCCGATGA
- a CDS encoding cytochrome P450 has translation MPHDPQPTAPGPFRLDPTAADRAGEAARLRAAGPVVRVVLPGDVPAWLITRHDAIAALLAHPEVSKDWRNWAAFADGSVPADWPLLGMFKVDNMVYADGDDHLRLRRPVAKVFTPARVAAMRPRIQTVAAGLLDTLPRHAGPDGIVDLRAHFADQVPLTVICDLVGVPDDWRPLLADLVQRLFDSTLTASEATHIQHTRHHLLRRLVTLRRNEPGDDLTTALIDLCNPTADTNTPSKSEDTKPLSVDELIDTLWLLLTAGHETTASLLANASLALLTHPDQLRAARDGGPDMWPRVVEESLRHTGPVGNFPARYPLADITIAGTAIPAGDLVLAGYSSAGRDTDRHGPDADAFDLHRTPAKHLAFGGGPHLCLGAHLARLQGTVALAALFDRYPHLALADEPDSLPPLQSLFANSPARLPVRLDSPDGQPT, from the coding sequence ATGCCGCATGACCCCCAACCGACCGCGCCCGGCCCGTTCCGCCTCGACCCGACCGCCGCCGACCGCGCCGGCGAAGCCGCCCGGCTGCGCGCGGCCGGGCCCGTCGTGCGCGTCGTGCTGCCCGGCGACGTACCCGCATGGCTGATCACCCGCCACGACGCGATCGCCGCACTGCTCGCCCACCCCGAGGTCAGCAAGGACTGGCGGAACTGGGCCGCGTTCGCCGACGGCAGCGTCCCCGCGGATTGGCCGCTGCTGGGCATGTTCAAAGTCGACAACATGGTCTACGCCGACGGCGACGACCACCTTCGTTTACGCCGCCCGGTCGCCAAGGTCTTCACCCCCGCCCGCGTCGCCGCCATGCGCCCCCGCATCCAGACGGTCGCCGCCGGACTGCTCGACACCCTCCCCCGCCACGCCGGCCCCGACGGCATCGTGGACCTGCGCGCGCATTTCGCCGACCAGGTCCCGCTGACCGTCATCTGCGACCTCGTCGGCGTCCCCGACGACTGGCGGCCGCTACTCGCGGACCTGGTCCAGCGCCTGTTCGACAGCACCCTCACCGCAAGCGAAGCCACCCACATCCAGCACACCCGCCACCACCTCCTGCGCAGGCTCGTCACCCTGCGCCGCAACGAACCCGGCGACGACCTCACCACCGCGCTGATCGACCTCTGCAACCCCACCGCGGACACGAACACGCCGTCGAAAAGCGAGGACACCAAGCCGCTGTCGGTCGACGAGCTGATCGACACCCTGTGGCTCCTGCTCACCGCCGGACACGAGACCACCGCGAGCCTCCTGGCGAACGCATCCCTGGCTCTGCTGACCCACCCCGACCAGTTGCGCGCCGCCCGCGACGGCGGCCCGGACATGTGGCCGCGCGTCGTCGAGGAATCGTTGCGCCACACCGGTCCCGTCGGCAACTTCCCCGCCCGGTACCCGCTGGCCGACATCACGATCGCCGGCACCGCCATCCCCGCCGGCGACCTCGTCCTCGCCGGATACAGCAGCGCCGGACGCGACACCGACCGCCACGGCCCCGACGCCGACGCCTTCGACCTGCACCGCACCCCGGCCAAACACCTCGCCTTCGGCGGCGGCCCGCACCTGTGCCTCGGCGCGCACCTCGCACGCCTGCAAGGAACCGTCGCCCTGGCGGCGCTGTTCGACCGGTACCCGCACCTGGCCCTCGCCGACGAACCGGACTCCCTGCCCCCGCTGCAGTCGCTGTTCGCCAACTCCCCCGCCCGGCTTCCGGTGCGACTGGACAGTCCGGACGGACAACCGACGTAA
- a CDS encoding SAM-dependent methyltransferase, with amino-acid sequence MTDYFNVPPGVNPNESSAARVYDYLLGGKDNYEIDRQVAREAARVMPDIAETARVNRHLMTRVCRFLAYHARIRQFIDCGSGMPTAENVHQIVQRADPTAKVVYVDYDPVVASHGRALLDENEFTEYLEADFFDPPSILDHPTVNEHLDWNEPIAVLFLLALHHHTDDRELAGKVTKEFIDRLPSGSYVAISHLLDPHDGSEDDHVVQGLLESVRNGSMKDVSARTRAEIKDLFHDLELIPTGPKKPGGVVPVVEWWPDGPLLGKPTVAQRIVAVGVARKR; translated from the coding sequence ATGACCGACTACTTCAACGTTCCGCCGGGGGTCAACCCGAACGAGTCGAGCGCCGCCCGCGTGTACGACTATCTGCTGGGCGGGAAGGACAATTACGAGATCGACCGGCAGGTCGCGCGGGAAGCCGCCCGCGTGATGCCGGACATCGCGGAGACCGCCCGGGTCAACCGGCACCTGATGACGCGGGTCTGCCGGTTTCTCGCCTACCACGCAAGGATCCGCCAGTTCATCGACTGCGGTTCCGGGATGCCGACCGCGGAGAACGTGCACCAGATCGTGCAGCGCGCGGATCCGACGGCGAAGGTCGTCTACGTCGATTACGACCCGGTGGTGGCCAGCCACGGGCGGGCGCTGCTCGACGAAAACGAATTCACCGAGTACCTCGAAGCGGATTTCTTCGACCCGCCCAGCATTCTCGACCACCCGACGGTCAACGAGCACCTCGACTGGAACGAGCCGATCGCGGTGCTGTTCCTGCTCGCCCTGCACCACCACACCGACGACCGCGAACTGGCGGGCAAGGTCACGAAGGAATTCATCGACCGGCTCCCGTCCGGTTCGTACGTGGCGATTTCGCACCTGCTCGACCCCCACGACGGATCCGAGGACGACCACGTGGTGCAAGGGCTGCTCGAGTCGGTCCGCAACGGGTCGATGAAAGACGTCTCCGCCCGCACCCGCGCCGAGATCAAGGACCTGTTCCACGACCTGGAGCTGATCCCGACCGGGCCGAAGAAACCGGGCGGCGTCGTGCCGGTGGTCGAATGGTGGCCCGACGGCCCGCTGCTCGGCAAACCCACCGTCGCCCAGCGCATCGTCGCGGTCGGAGTCGCCCGCAAACGATGA
- a CDS encoding cytochrome P450 gives MTDPLAPPKVPLDQLTGLRPLTDTTVCVDPQAAYAALRARWDGLPIAPVALADGVPAWLVMDYEHVRTVSRDDVRFARNPAQWRQYAEGGVPADSGLAPMMFPRDNAYFADGERHARLRAPLVQGLAGLSEPRMARIVRATCERLLARLPDTGEADLVAGYARQVPMLTVAGLFGIDPDLSEDLQRCLIALFGSGEDSQAGNAELEDILARVLAEHRARPGEDDLTTAFLAHPNLRGDAEIVQSMVLMMSAGWETTTVWIGHTLRILLTDERFAARVRGGRLGIDHALDEVLWLDPPMCNMPARYALCDTVIGGRHIAKGDPLILAFAAANADPQIRRDGEDWPAVGNRAHFAWGVGHHACPAQRAGRLIARTAVETALHQLPDARLAIEPRRITLQPSPWTRGPAHLPVLATRTADRQEPGHAA, from the coding sequence ATGACCGACCCGCTCGCCCCGCCCAAGGTGCCGCTCGACCAGCTCACCGGTTTGCGGCCCTTGACCGACACCACCGTCTGCGTCGATCCGCAGGCCGCCTACGCCGCCCTGCGCGCCCGCTGGGACGGTCTGCCGATCGCCCCGGTCGCTCTCGCCGACGGCGTGCCCGCCTGGCTGGTGATGGACTACGAACACGTCCGCACCGTCTCCCGCGACGACGTGCGCTTCGCCCGCAACCCCGCCCAGTGGCGCCAGTACGCCGAGGGCGGCGTTCCCGCAGACTCCGGCCTCGCGCCGATGATGTTCCCCCGCGACAACGCGTATTTCGCCGACGGCGAAAGGCATGCGCGGCTGCGCGCCCCGCTGGTCCAGGGACTCGCCGGGCTCTCCGAGCCGCGGATGGCCCGGATCGTGCGCGCCACCTGCGAACGGCTCCTCGCCCGGCTCCCGGACACCGGCGAAGCCGACTTGGTCGCCGGCTACGCCCGGCAGGTCCCGATGCTGACCGTCGCCGGGTTGTTCGGCATCGACCCCGACCTGTCCGAGGACCTGCAGCGCTGCCTGATCGCGCTGTTCGGCTCCGGCGAGGACTCCCAGGCCGGCAACGCGGAACTCGAGGACATCCTCGCCCGCGTCCTCGCCGAGCACCGCGCCCGCCCCGGCGAGGACGATCTCACCACCGCGTTCCTGGCGCACCCCAACCTGCGCGGCGACGCGGAGATCGTGCAGTCGATGGTGCTGATGATGTCGGCCGGGTGGGAGACCACCACCGTGTGGATCGGGCACACCCTGCGCATCCTGCTCACCGACGAGCGGTTCGCCGCCCGGGTGCGCGGCGGGCGCCTCGGCATCGACCACGCGCTCGACGAGGTCCTGTGGCTCGACCCGCCGATGTGCAACATGCCCGCCCGCTACGCCTTGTGCGACACCGTTATCGGCGGACGGCACATCGCGAAAGGCGACCCGCTGATCCTCGCGTTCGCCGCAGCCAACGCCGACCCGCAGATCCGCCGCGACGGCGAGGACTGGCCCGCGGTCGGCAACCGCGCCCACTTCGCCTGGGGCGTCGGGCACCACGCCTGCCCCGCCCAGCGCGCCGGACGGCTCATCGCCCGCACCGCGGTCGAAACCGCCCTGCACCAGCTGCCCGACGCGCGGCTCGCGATCGAGCCCCGCCGCATCACTCTGCAGCCCTCCCCGTGGACGCGCGGCCCCGCGCACCTGCCCGTCCTCGCCACCCGCACCGCCGACCGCCAGGAGCCCGGACATGCCGCATGA
- a CDS encoding lanthionine synthetase LanC family protein, with translation MLTLLADSPLATALYVAVRAGQSPGFAGALPPLLDWLPSTLSNDVPGEGESAFCGAAAFASVLRIAATNAPHLAKEYRQRLDAADARVDTIVQARLKTARDRLQTGTRPARAEFSLRQGLTGLGMCLLQRPDPGPQLRDLLDYLVELVSGFGGTGRPGWWVDDSPLPDLSDRQEWPHGHADLTLPDGSAGILALLSLAWCDGVRVPGMDVAIKSLAEWYRRHLRTDERGDPWWPEVVTDPEPVTRPELHLREASQLVPGWCGGLGIARSVQLAGIALGDRDLRDAAVAAARAALLWEFPEFFRPGLCHGPQGAEFIALRMAADESDDDACRLLGAAAAMRAITHDVKSLTVRGGLLDGSLGVLVSQASNEARTVLPPTDSAQWDCLLGITTIRASSRAVPARPSPGKSPQDQRSRTSASARAAPSMQPSSP, from the coding sequence GTGCTCACGCTGCTGGCCGACAGTCCGCTGGCCACGGCACTGTACGTAGCGGTCCGGGCCGGTCAGTCCCCGGGATTCGCCGGAGCCCTGCCCCCTCTGCTGGACTGGCTTCCGTCCACGCTGTCGAACGACGTCCCGGGCGAGGGCGAGTCGGCGTTCTGCGGCGCGGCCGCGTTCGCATCGGTGCTGCGGATCGCCGCGACCAACGCCCCTCACCTCGCGAAGGAGTACCGGCAGCGCCTCGATGCGGCCGACGCTCGCGTCGACACGATCGTGCAAGCCCGGCTGAAGACGGCCCGCGATCGCCTGCAGACGGGGACCCGCCCCGCGCGGGCGGAGTTCTCCCTGCGACAGGGGTTGACCGGGCTGGGCATGTGCCTGCTGCAGAGGCCCGACCCGGGGCCGCAGCTGCGAGACCTGCTCGACTACCTCGTCGAACTGGTCTCTGGCTTCGGCGGGACAGGACGGCCGGGCTGGTGGGTGGACGACAGCCCGCTCCCCGACCTGAGCGACCGGCAGGAATGGCCGCACGGGCACGCCGACCTCACCTTGCCCGACGGGAGCGCGGGAATCCTGGCGCTGCTGTCGCTCGCGTGGTGCGACGGAGTCCGCGTGCCCGGCATGGACGTCGCGATCAAGTCCCTGGCCGAGTGGTACCGGCGGCATCTGCGGACCGACGAGCGCGGAGACCCCTGGTGGCCCGAGGTCGTGACCGATCCCGAGCCCGTCACGCGACCCGAGCTGCACCTGCGCGAGGCCAGCCAGCTCGTGCCGGGCTGGTGCGGCGGGCTCGGCATCGCCCGCAGCGTGCAGCTCGCCGGGATCGCCCTCGGCGACCGCGACCTGCGCGACGCCGCCGTCGCCGCGGCCCGCGCCGCCCTGCTGTGGGAGTTCCCGGAATTCTTCCGGCCCGGACTGTGCCACGGCCCGCAGGGCGCCGAATTCATCGCCCTGCGCATGGCCGCCGACGAAAGCGACGACGACGCCTGTCGCCTGCTGGGGGCCGCCGCGGCGATGCGCGCGATCACCCACGACGTCAAGTCCCTCACGGTGCGCGGCGGCCTCCTCGACGGCTCCCTCGGAGTGCTGGTGTCCCAAGCCTCGAACGAGGCCCGCACGGTCTTGCCGCCGACCGATTCCGCCCAGTGGGACTGCTTGCTCGGCATCACCACGATCCGCGCTTCCTCCCGCGCCGTCCCCGCCCGGCCCTCCCCCGGAAAAAGCCCGCAGGATCAGCGTTCGCGCACGTCCGCGAGCGCTCGCGCCGCGCCGTCCATGCAGCCGTCCAGCCCGTAA
- a CDS encoding tetratricopeptide repeat protein codes for MHDALDDSYAAASDLAKLVHLTCADMPGPHVALDALAHTLNVQPAVLDDAVDELVEANLVQLNGDTVAQHDLVRDHARERVDGGRLHLLRRYADWHRAKAVAASALIHSHRPLHAAELGAAQGVFADRADALDWWLRDQDVIHAVADAAAAQGWHEDVWQIAEAAWGFFLHYRDYERGLLLFTAGLHAARQCKRPIIEALMHHQLEFLCLESGWKDAAAAHRAAAAEIGEREQHGPTQATALSHRARAARDSGDLEGSLPLYEASAAKHHDIGRRRGEALAWRRMAEVMIELGRDDDAVRYLREAGPVFLHEDDPAQYAKATIVLAQIHARRGEHEQARDELTVALAGVRRLRSPYFESQVRAALDALDRRHDADGTGAASGSDAS; via the coding sequence GTGCACGACGCTCTCGATGACTCCTACGCCGCCGCCAGCGACCTCGCGAAACTCGTCCATCTGACGTGTGCCGACATGCCTGGACCGCATGTCGCGCTGGACGCGCTCGCCCACACCCTCAACGTCCAGCCCGCAGTCCTGGACGACGCTGTGGACGAGCTCGTCGAGGCCAACCTGGTGCAACTGAACGGCGACACCGTCGCTCAGCACGATCTCGTCCGCGACCACGCACGGGAACGCGTCGACGGCGGCCGCCTTCACCTTCTGCGCCGCTATGCCGACTGGCACCGCGCCAAAGCCGTCGCCGCGAGCGCGCTCATCCACTCGCACCGTCCGCTGCACGCGGCCGAACTCGGTGCGGCACAGGGCGTTTTCGCCGACCGCGCGGACGCGCTCGACTGGTGGCTCCGGGACCAGGACGTCATCCACGCCGTCGCCGACGCCGCCGCCGCACAGGGCTGGCACGAGGACGTGTGGCAGATCGCCGAGGCGGCCTGGGGCTTCTTCCTGCACTACCGGGACTACGAACGGGGCCTGCTGCTGTTCACCGCGGGCCTGCACGCGGCCCGGCAGTGCAAGCGGCCGATCATCGAAGCGCTGATGCACCACCAGCTCGAATTCCTCTGCCTCGAATCCGGATGGAAAGACGCCGCCGCCGCCCACCGCGCCGCGGCGGCCGAGATCGGCGAACGCGAGCAGCACGGCCCGACCCAGGCCACCGCGCTCTCGCACCGGGCCCGCGCCGCCCGCGACAGCGGGGACCTCGAGGGCTCGCTGCCGCTGTACGAGGCCAGCGCCGCGAAACACCACGACATCGGTCGTCGGCGCGGCGAGGCTCTCGCCTGGCGACGCATGGCGGAAGTCATGATCGAACTGGGACGCGACGACGACGCGGTGCGCTACCTGCGCGAAGCGGGCCCCGTCTTCCTGCACGAGGACGACCCCGCCCAGTACGCCAAGGCGACCATCGTGCTGGCCCAGATCCACGCCCGGCGAGGCGAGCACGAGCAGGCCCGCGACGAACTGACAGTGGCGCTCGCCGGCGTGCGGCGGTTGAGGTCGCCCTACTTCGAGAGTCAGGTCCGCGCGGCCCTCGACGCCCTCGACCGGCGCCACGACGCAGACGGCACCGGTGCGGCGTCCGGGAGCGACGCGTCATGA
- a CDS encoding trypsin-like serine protease: protein MKRNIAALAGVAFALSALCGANTASADAHAHIVGGTKATGDTGYVASIRYTAIKHNVVDHHTCGGALVFPGWVATAAHCVTDEPGGSDPIPTADKKFSVQVGSKDRTQGGEIRNVVQVVVDPRWKWGSDPMLDNAMLRLENPVDIQPIRVAPREARPGAAIRLYGWGVWNPDGSGPLPTQLQQLDTRVIPAWKCADAGITRNEICTNNPHGTDGPGPGDSGGPAVVVDEDGVPMLVGICSRASKPLPGEAPTVYTSSAAYRAWMFDVARGRIPAPATTHGPAQHDSAQAG from the coding sequence ATGAAGAGAAACATCGCGGCGCTCGCCGGCGTCGCGTTCGCCCTGTCCGCGCTGTGCGGGGCGAACACCGCCTCGGCCGACGCGCACGCGCACATCGTCGGCGGCACCAAGGCCACCGGCGACACCGGCTACGTCGCCTCGATCCGCTACACCGCGATCAAGCACAATGTGGTCGACCACCACACGTGCGGCGGAGCGCTGGTATTTCCCGGCTGGGTCGCGACGGCGGCGCACTGCGTCACCGACGAGCCGGGCGGAAGCGACCCGATCCCCACCGCGGACAAGAAGTTCTCCGTCCAGGTCGGGTCTAAAGACCGCACCCAGGGCGGCGAAATCCGCAACGTGGTGCAGGTCGTCGTCGATCCCCGGTGGAAGTGGGGCAGCGATCCCATGCTCGACAACGCGATGCTGCGGCTGGAGAATCCGGTCGACATCCAGCCGATCCGAGTCGCCCCGCGCGAAGCCCGGCCGGGCGCCGCCATCCGGCTCTACGGCTGGGGCGTGTGGAATCCCGACGGCTCCGGGCCGCTGCCCACGCAGTTGCAGCAGCTCGACACCCGGGTGATCCCGGCGTGGAAGTGCGCCGACGCGGGCATCACCCGCAACGAGATCTGCACGAACAACCCGCACGGCACCGACGGTCCCGGCCCCGGCGACTCCGGCGGCCCCGCCGTCGTCGTCGACGAGGACGGGGTGCCGATGCTGGTCGGCATCTGCAGCCGGGCTTCGAAACCGCTGCCCGGTGAAGCACCGACCGTGTACACCAGCTCTGCGGCTTACCGGGCCTGGATGTTCGACGTGGCCCGCGGGCGAATCCCCGCACCGGCCACAACCCACGGCCCCGCGCAACACGATTCCGCGCAAGCCGGCTGA
- a CDS encoding ATP-binding protein, translating into MQTPTTARGLAGRAVRALSWLAPVVSPAMARQTREEVIRLRGEVNARRQADAEAQDRADTDTALVDAVIAQLKAYVHGEQPPYPGEFPASSAKAGLVERLLDDVRDRADAARDGALALATSWQNAAHRIHKQAEVLFLAGDLDDAGRAEIAYRISHLAAQQAHRTQSLAVLLDGWLGQQWQHPLSLADVVRAATGRIEAYQRVTGPDTADTAVVAHAVEPVIHIVAALLANATQASPPSSKVAVTITPVDCGYAIEVRDDGNGLGDDRLRWADDRASGRVPVGLPDLGTPPQTGLAAVGRLAHEHGIAVRLGRSVQGGLAAAVTVPRHLLVSAAECEPPEPPRPRRDPAPSTLVPQAPLPAPESRAVPTTPGGLPRRSRSAPAAQPAARTPAGTPPRPQSPAEAAAFYGELVDGAPPATAASDPARPAPTPEDTP; encoded by the coding sequence ATGCAGACTCCGACAACAGCACGCGGCCTGGCCGGCCGCGCCGTGCGCGCCCTGTCCTGGCTCGCCCCCGTGGTGTCTCCCGCAATGGCCCGCCAGACGCGCGAAGAAGTGATCCGGCTGCGCGGCGAGGTCAACGCGAGGCGTCAGGCCGACGCGGAAGCCCAGGACCGGGCAGACACCGACACCGCCCTGGTCGACGCGGTGATCGCACAGCTCAAGGCGTACGTGCACGGTGAGCAGCCGCCGTACCCGGGCGAGTTCCCTGCCTCCTCCGCGAAGGCCGGGCTCGTGGAACGGCTGCTGGACGACGTGCGCGACCGCGCGGACGCCGCCCGCGACGGCGCACTGGCACTGGCGACGAGCTGGCAGAACGCGGCGCACCGCATCCACAAACAGGCCGAGGTGCTGTTCCTCGCGGGCGATCTCGACGACGCCGGCCGTGCCGAGATCGCCTACCGGATCTCCCACCTTGCCGCCCAGCAGGCGCACCGCACGCAATCGCTGGCGGTGCTGCTGGACGGATGGCTGGGACAGCAGTGGCAGCATCCGCTGTCGCTGGCCGACGTCGTACGGGCCGCGACCGGGCGCATCGAGGCGTACCAGCGCGTCACCGGCCCGGACACCGCCGACACGGCCGTCGTCGCGCACGCGGTCGAACCGGTCATCCACATCGTCGCCGCGCTGCTGGCCAACGCGACCCAAGCCTCGCCCCCGTCCTCGAAGGTGGCAGTAACGATCACCCCGGTCGACTGCGGATACGCGATCGAGGTCCGCGACGACGGCAACGGGCTCGGCGACGACCGGCTGCGCTGGGCCGACGACCGCGCCTCCGGCCGCGTCCCGGTCGGCCTGCCCGATCTCGGGACGCCGCCCCAAACCGGGCTGGCCGCAGTCGGCCGCCTTGCCCACGAGCACGGCATCGCCGTGCGCCTCGGCCGTTCCGTCCAGGGCGGCCTCGCCGCGGCGGTGACCGTCCCGCGTCATCTGCTCGTCTCGGCCGCCGAGTGCGAGCCGCCCGAACCGCCGCGACCGCGGCGCGACCCCGCCCCCTCGACCCTGGTCCCGCAAGCTCCGCTTCCCGCCCCCGAAAGCCGGGCCGTGCCGACCACCCCGGGCGGCCTCCCTCGGCGCTCGCGCAGCGCACCGGCCGCCCAGCCCGCCGCCCGCACGCCCGCCGGCACCCCGCCCCGTCCGCAGTCCCCCGCCGAAGCCGCCGCGTTCTACGGCGAACTGGTCGACGGCGCGCCGCCGGCCACCGCCGCCTCCGACCCCGCCCGCCCTGCGCCGACTCCCGAGGACACGCCATGA